A genomic stretch from Desulfoplanes formicivorans includes:
- a CDS encoding lactate utilization protein gives MSEVIQEFRTKAEAVSAIVSSVPSLDQALAYTVDLCARKKACQMLVSGCQEDLSQKAEDLCGLRKWGRIIAAPGLARDDLDRLVPMAREQGISVIRRDMRKHLEGVDIGLTICEYGIAETGTLILDSSSEELRLGTMISEIHVAVIPASRIKGRAEEITNDLETLMENNPNYLAFITGASRTADIERVLALGVHGPLELHILILEDR, from the coding sequence ATGAGTGAAGTGATCCAAGAATTCCGAACCAAAGCGGAAGCGGTCTCCGCCATAGTTTCATCGGTTCCCTCCCTTGATCAGGCATTGGCGTATACCGTGGATCTGTGCGCCCGCAAAAAGGCCTGCCAGATGCTTGTCTCGGGATGCCAGGAGGACCTTTCCCAAAAGGCCGAGGACCTCTGCGGACTCAGGAAATGGGGCAGAATCATAGCGGCTCCGGGACTTGCCCGGGATGATCTGGACCGGCTCGTGCCCATGGCCCGGGAACAGGGGATTTCCGTGATCAGGAGAGACATGCGCAAACACCTGGAGGGCGTTGATATCGGCCTGACCATCTGCGAGTACGGCATAGCCGAGACAGGCACGCTGATCCTTGACTCCTCCAGCGAGGAGCTTCGGCTGGGCACCATGATCAGCGAAATCCATGTGGCAGTCATCCCCGCCTCCAGAATCAAGGGCAGGGCCGAAGAAATCACCAATGACCTCGAAACCTTGATGGAGAACAATCCCAATTACCTGGCATTCATCACCGGGGCCAGCCGGACCGCAGACATCGAACGGGTCCTGGCCCTGGGCGTTCATGGCCCCTTGGAATTGCACATTCTCATCCTGGAGGACAGGTAA
- the ldhH gene encoding L-lactate dehydrogenase (quinone) large subunit LdhH — protein MQKANNLKEYKRELGEALDNDFLRKAMDKFAVAYRSARINAFKGHEEEVLIHEVVRVKDAGIDNMMALYEEFKTRAQAAGVHVHLARTAHEANELIANIARKNACKKIIKSKSMTAEETLLNHHLEPEFEVTETDLGEWIIQLRHEGPTHMVMPAIHLSRHQVADLFADVTAREQKPDIQRLVKVARRELRAKFTQADMGISGANVAIAKTGTLGIVTNEGNARLVTTLPRVHVALVGLDKLCASLQDALTILRVLPRNATGQAITSYVTWITGANQCLARGTEKNKKEMHIVFLDNGRTQLARDPLFKQVLRCVRCGACANVCPVYRMVGGHQMGHVYIGAIGLILTYFFHGRDKAKNLVQNCINCEACKHVCAAGIDLPRLIKEIHTRIQDEEGHPLTSVLLGKVLKNRKLFHTLLRTAKAAQRPITGGTRYLSHLPQIFARDQDFRALPAIAKKPFRDMWKDVRPPKPAHPKFKVALFSGCVQDFVYPEQLEAGIKVLAHHGVDLDFPMGQTCCGLPVQMMGEKQAARDVALQNVTAIDPADYDYILTLCASCASHLKNNYPFLVGDEPIVGVKVQQFSDKVMSFSSFVNDILQVTREEFNPSGRTATFHSPCHLCRGMGVVHAPHELIEKSGYRFVRADEEQVCCGFGGTYTSKFPQVSQQILNNKLDDVEKTGAELLLTECPGCVLQLRGGMETRGSRVQVLHIAEALARAKK, from the coding sequence ATGCAAAAGGCCAACAACCTGAAAGAGTACAAGCGGGAACTGGGAGAGGCCCTGGACAACGATTTTCTGCGCAAGGCCATGGACAAATTCGCTGTGGCCTACCGTTCCGCCCGGATCAATGCCTTCAAGGGCCATGAGGAAGAAGTGCTCATTCACGAGGTGGTCCGGGTCAAGGACGCAGGCATCGACAACATGATGGCCCTGTACGAGGAGTTCAAGACCAGGGCTCAGGCCGCCGGGGTCCATGTCCATCTGGCCAGAACCGCCCACGAGGCCAACGAGCTCATCGCGAACATCGCCCGCAAGAACGCGTGTAAAAAAATCATCAAATCCAAGTCCATGACCGCGGAAGAAACCCTGCTCAACCATCATCTGGAGCCGGAATTCGAGGTCACGGAAACCGATCTGGGCGAATGGATCATCCAACTTCGCCACGAAGGCCCCACCCACATGGTCATGCCGGCCATCCACCTCTCCAGACACCAAGTGGCCGATCTCTTTGCCGACGTTACCGCCCGCGAGCAGAAACCGGACATCCAGCGTCTGGTCAAGGTGGCCCGACGGGAGTTGCGCGCCAAATTCACCCAGGCGGACATGGGCATTTCCGGAGCCAATGTTGCCATAGCCAAAACCGGCACCCTGGGCATCGTGACCAACGAAGGCAACGCCAGACTGGTGACCACCCTCCCCAGGGTCCACGTCGCCCTGGTTGGTCTGGACAAGCTGTGTGCGTCCCTGCAGGACGCCCTGACTATTTTGCGCGTTCTGCCAAGGAATGCCACGGGGCAGGCCATCACCTCCTATGTCACATGGATCACCGGGGCCAACCAGTGCCTGGCTCGGGGGACAGAAAAAAACAAAAAAGAAATGCATATTGTCTTTCTGGACAACGGCCGGACCCAGCTTGCCAGGGACCCGCTGTTCAAACAGGTGCTCCGGTGCGTGCGGTGCGGGGCCTGTGCCAATGTCTGTCCGGTCTACCGGATGGTGGGCGGCCATCAGATGGGCCACGTGTACATCGGGGCCATCGGCCTCATTTTGACCTATTTTTTTCACGGACGAGACAAGGCCAAAAACCTGGTCCAGAACTGCATCAATTGCGAGGCGTGCAAGCATGTATGCGCCGCAGGTATTGATCTTCCCCGGCTCATCAAGGAAATCCACACCCGCATCCAGGACGAAGAAGGCCACCCCCTTACCTCGGTACTGCTGGGCAAGGTGCTCAAAAACCGCAAGCTGTTCCATACCCTGCTCAGAACGGCCAAGGCGGCCCAGCGACCCATCACCGGCGGGACCAGATACCTGAGTCACCTGCCCCAGATATTTGCCAGGGATCAGGATTTCAGAGCCCTGCCAGCCATTGCCAAGAAGCCGTTCCGTGACATGTGGAAGGATGTTCGTCCCCCCAAACCGGCCCATCCCAAATTCAAGGTGGCCCTGTTTTCGGGATGCGTGCAGGATTTTGTCTACCCGGAACAACTGGAGGCCGGAATCAAGGTCCTGGCACACCACGGGGTGGACTTGGACTTCCCCATGGGCCAGACCTGCTGCGGACTTCCGGTCCAGATGATGGGCGAAAAACAGGCGGCCAGGGACGTGGCCCTTCAGAATGTCACCGCCATCGATCCGGCCGACTACGATTACATTCTGACCTTGTGTGCTTCCTGCGCCTCCCATTTGAAGAACAACTATCCCTTCCTGGTAGGTGACGAGCCCATTGTGGGCGTGAAGGTGCAGCAGTTCTCGGACAAGGTGATGAGCTTCTCCAGTTTTGTGAACGACATCCTTCAGGTAACCAGGGAAGAATTCAATCCGTCTGGCAGAACAGCCACTTTCCATTCCCCCTGCCACCTGTGTCGGGGCATGGGGGTTGTCCACGCCCCCCACGAACTCATTGAAAAATCTGGATACCGTTTTGTTCGGGCTGATGAAGAACAGGTCTGTTGCGGATTCGGCGGGACCTACACAAGCAAATTTCCCCAGGTCTCCCAACAGATTCTCAACAACAAACTTGATGACGTGGAAAAAACAGGAGCCGAGCTGCTCTTGACCGAATGCCCGGGGTGCGTGCTCCAGCTTCGAGGCGGGATGGAAACCCGCGGCAGCCGTGTCCAGGTTCTGCACATTGCCGAAGCCCTGGCCAGGGCCAAGAAATAG